The proteins below are encoded in one region of uncultured Eubacteriales bacterium:
- a CDS encoding conserved hypothetical protein (Evidence 4 : Homologs of previously reported genes of unknown function) codes for MDWMDDKQGTVTRIAICAVAAFLLYTALEKLGDDEKLPMIGQYMPWIKENKVQAIAIAGAVLYGVSLAVWPLEEKKPLPGEGNAVEGYEAV; via the coding sequence ATGGACTGGATGGACGACAAGCAGGGAACCGTAACGCGCATTGCCATCTGTGCGGTGGCAGCTTTTTTGCTGTACACAGCGTTGGAGAAGCTGGGGGACGACGAAAAGCTGCCCATGATCGGGCAGTATATGCCCTGGATCAAGGAGAACAAGGTACAGGCCATCGCCATCGCCGGAGCGGTGCTGTACGGGGTATCCCTGGCGGTGTGGCCCCTGGAGGAGAAAAAGCCCCTCCCCGGCGAGGGGAACGCGGTCGAGGGGTACGAGGCGGTGTAA
- a CDS encoding conserved hypothetical protein (Evidence 4 : Homologs of previously reported genes of unknown function) produces the protein MLEKTSDNERMHGIHDRMSVVLRGDALRTWTSDTDAALDILQAVPPELVYERA, from the coding sequence TTGCTGGAGAAGACGTCGGACAATGAGAGGATGCATGGAATCCATGACAGGATGTCTGTGGTGCTACGTGGCGATGCCTTGCGGACATGGACTAGCGATACTGATGCTGCGCTTGACATCCTTCAGGCGGTGCCGCCTGAGCTGGTGTATGAGAGAGCGTAA
- a CDS encoding hypothetical protein (Evidence 5 : No homology to any previously reported sequences), whose product MGWVKKHRLQGKPLEAVFSLFWYILNQVSWPATDSGWHFESMFDYLFFFNSIKFKREITVTSILKRVITSNEEELHVHFMLQLPLQKPISTVAINAPKTPISASDRLIPNFASLDLKQIRSKARIIISIPIPTSVLAAQKHFIFMFTHC is encoded by the coding sequence ATGGGATGGGTAAAGAAACACCGCCTCCAGGGAAAACCCCTGGAGGCGGTGTTTTCATTGTTTTGGTACATCCTTAATCAGGTCTCCTGGCCGGCAACAGATAGCGGCTGGCATTTTGAAAGTATGTTTGACTATCTGTTTTTTTTCAATAGTATAAAGTTTAAAAGAGAAATTACTGTAACTAGCATACTTAAAAGAGTCATTACAAGCAACGAAGAGGAGCTGCATGTACATTTCATGCTACAGCTACCATTACAAAAACCAATAAGTACGGTTGCTATCAATGCCCCAAAAACACCAATAAGCGCAAGCGATAGACTGATTCCTAATTTTGCTTCTCTTGATTTAAAGCAAATAAGAAGTAAAGCCAGAATAATTATAAGTATTCCTATACCAACTTCTGTTCTCGCAGCCCAAAAGCACTTCATTTTCATGTTTACACACTGTTGA
- a CDS encoding putative transketolase N-terminal section (Evidence 3 : Function proposed based on presence of conserved amino acid motif, structural feature or limited homology), whose protein sequence is MQQNEIHALAVTAERGRLLALEGIHTAASGHTGGSLSVMDILTTLYFHTMRVNPAQPRDPDRDRFVLSKGHCTPALYAVLALKGYFPTEDMKLFRSIEGHYSGHPDMVHVKGVDMSTGSLGQGISAAVGMAMAGKMDDKDYRVYSVLGDGELAEGQVWEAFMAAAKYKLDNLCAVVDVNGLQIDGPTAEIMPTEPLDKKFEAFGCHVIHVDGHDVAALADAFDAAKAVKGQPTVLLARTIKGKGVSFMEGDYGWHGKAPNDEQYEKAVAEISARLAGLEGK, encoded by the coding sequence ATGCAGCAAAATGAAATCCACGCCTTGGCCGTTACCGCTGAGCGGGGCAGGCTCCTGGCGTTGGAAGGAATTCACACCGCAGCCTCGGGACACACCGGGGGCTCTCTGTCGGTGATGGATATTCTCACCACGCTCTATTTCCACACCATGCGGGTGAACCCCGCCCAACCCCGCGACCCCGACCGGGACCGCTTCGTGCTCTCCAAGGGCCACTGTACCCCCGCGCTCTATGCGGTGCTGGCCCTCAAGGGCTATTTCCCCACTGAGGACATGAAACTTTTCCGCTCCATCGAGGGGCACTACTCGGGCCACCCCGACATGGTACACGTCAAGGGCGTGGACATGTCCACGGGCAGCCTGGGTCAGGGCATCTCCGCCGCCGTGGGCATGGCTATGGCGGGTAAGATGGACGACAAGGACTACCGGGTCTACTCCGTCCTGGGCGACGGGGAGCTGGCCGAGGGTCAGGTTTGGGAGGCCTTCATGGCCGCCGCCAAGTATAAGCTCGATAACCTCTGCGCCGTGGTGGACGTAAACGGCCTCCAGATTGATGGGCCCACCGCTGAGATCATGCCCACAGAGCCCCTGGACAAGAAGTTCGAGGCCTTCGGCTGTCACGTGATCCATGTGGACGGCCACGATGTCGCCGCGCTGGCCGACGCCTTTGACGCCGCCAAGGCAGTAAAGGGACAGCCCACCGTCCTCCTGGCCCGCACCATCAAAGGCAAGGGGGTCTCCTTCATGGAGGGGGACTACGGTTGGCACGGCAAGGCACCCAACGACGAGCAGTATGAGAAGGCCGTAGCCGAGATTTCGGCCCGTCTGGCCGGATTGGAGGGGAAGTAA
- a CDS encoding hypothetical protein (Evidence 5 : No homology to any previously reported sequences), which produces MLIILTLLEYHNIGWDSFFTSSILPFGRAGRQEQASGLLFALIGLRSKYRPIYLYCADIIRNGRGEAVLAFWDSGSVGGVAITLFVRPAGLFHIMRLT; this is translated from the coding sequence ATGCTTATTATTTTAACACTTCTTGAGTATCATAATATCGGTTGGGACAGTTTTTTCACTTCCTCGATTCTTCCTTTTGGGCGGGCCGGACGTCAGGAGCAGGCGTCCGGCCTTCTCTTTGCCCTTATTGGGCTACGCAGCAAATACCGACCTATTTATCTTTATTGCGCTGATATAATCAGAAATGGCCGTGGCGAGGCGGTCTTGGCGTTTTGGGATAGCGGCTCTGTGGGTGGAGTCGCTATCACTCTTTTTGTCCGGCCGGCGGGGCTTTTTCACATAATGCGCCTAACCTGA
- a CDS encoding conserved hypothetical protein (Evidence 4 : Homologs of previously reported genes of unknown function): MGQQQYICPKCGCRSYEHDQFQATGGNFAKLFDVQNKKFITITCTQCGYTELYKAANDGAMDILDFLMH; encoded by the coding sequence ATGGGCCAGCAGCAGTACATCTGCCCCAAGTGCGGGTGCCGCAGCTATGAGCACGACCAGTTTCAGGCCACCGGCGGGAACTTTGCCAAGCTCTTTGACGTGCAGAACAAAAAGTTCATCACCATCACGTGCACCCAGTGTGGGTACACCGAGCTCTACAAGGCCGCCAACGACGGCGCGATGGACATTCTGGATTTCCTTATGCACTAG
- a CDS encoding conserved hypothetical protein (Evidence 4 : Homologs of previously reported genes of unknown function): protein MFRKSLIERRCVIPTTGFFEWGPGEAGKKIKYRFNLPGDRALYLVGMWDKFAGEDVGQ, encoded by the coding sequence ATGTTCCGCAAGTCACTTATTGAGCGTAGGTGCGTGATACCTACCACGGGTTTCTTCGAGTGGGGGCCGGGGGAGGCAGGGAAGAAGATCAAGTATCGCTTTAACTTGCCTGGGGATCGCGCATTATATTTGGTTGGGATGTGGGATAAATTTGCTGGAGAAGACGTCGGACAATGA
- the vanR gene encoding Regulatory protein VanR, with protein sequence MYNILICDDDRDIVSALDIYLSSEGYHVVKAYDGLEALAAVERGDIHLVLMDVMMPGLDGIRTTAKLREKYNLPIILLTAKSEDSDKILGLNIGADDYITKPFNPIEVIARVKSQLRRYTTLGGRARPGDSAIRNGGIALDDGAKSVTVDGESVALTPIEYNILKLLLQSPGRVYSTGQIYELVWNDPSLGSENTVAVHIRHLREKLEIDPANPRYIKVVWGLGYKMEKL encoded by the coding sequence TTGTACAATATTCTCATCTGTGACGACGACAGGGACATCGTCTCGGCGCTGGACATCTACCTCTCCAGCGAGGGGTATCACGTCGTGAAGGCCTACGACGGGCTGGAGGCCCTGGCCGCCGTGGAGCGCGGGGACATCCACCTCGTCCTCATGGACGTGATGATGCCGGGGCTGGACGGGATACGAACCACCGCCAAGCTGCGGGAGAAGTATAACCTGCCCATCATCCTGCTGACGGCCAAGAGCGAGGACTCGGACAAGATTTTAGGCCTCAATATCGGCGCGGACGACTACATCACCAAGCCCTTCAACCCCATCGAAGTCATCGCCCGGGTGAAGAGCCAGCTTAGGCGGTATACCACCCTGGGCGGCCGGGCCAGGCCGGGCGACAGCGCCATCCGCAACGGCGGCATCGCCTTGGACGACGGGGCCAAGTCCGTGACGGTGGATGGGGAAAGCGTCGCCCTCACCCCCATTGAATACAACATCTTAAAGCTCCTGCTTCAGAGCCCCGGGCGGGTCTACTCCACCGGGCAGATCTACGAGCTGGTGTGGAACGACCCCTCCCTGGGTTCGGAGAACACGGTGGCCGTCCACATCCGGCACCTGCGGGAGAAACTGGAGATCGACCCCGCCAACCCCCGGTACATCAAGGTGGTGTGGGGG
- a CDS encoding putative transketolase C-terminal section (Evidence 3 : Function proposed based on presence of conserved amino acid motif, structural feature or limited homology) — protein MSESIATRAAYGQAIVELAKTDKDLVVLDADLSGATMTKDFSKVYPERFFNMGIAECNMMGVSAGLATVGKKPFANTFAMFAAGRAYEQVRNSIAYPHLNVKVVGSHGGLSVGEDGATHQCIEDLALMRDIPGMLVCCPCDGAEMRLATAALLNYDGPAYLRLGRMAVDTVTEGVPGYKFELGKGAVLRNGSDATVIACGLMVQEALKAAETLAGEGVDLRVIDMHTIKPLDEALVRTAAAETGCIVTSEEHSIVGGLGAAVCEYLSGAFPVPVVRHGVNDEFGRSGSAKKVLAAYGLTADVLCEKVRQAIALKNG, from the coding sequence ATGTCTGAATCCATTGCGACAAGAGCCGCCTACGGGCAGGCCATCGTGGAGCTCGCCAAGACCGACAAGGACCTGGTGGTGCTGGACGCCGACCTCTCCGGCGCGACCATGACCAAGGATTTTTCCAAGGTGTATCCGGAGCGGTTTTTTAACATGGGTATCGCGGAGTGCAACATGATGGGTGTGTCCGCGGGCCTGGCCACCGTCGGAAAAAAGCCCTTTGCCAACACCTTCGCCATGTTTGCCGCCGGACGGGCCTATGAGCAGGTGCGTAACTCCATCGCCTATCCCCACCTTAACGTGAAGGTGGTGGGCTCCCACGGCGGCCTCAGCGTAGGCGAGGACGGAGCCACCCACCAGTGCATCGAGGACCTGGCCCTCATGCGGGATATCCCCGGCATGCTGGTGTGCTGCCCTTGCGACGGGGCGGAGATGCGCCTCGCCACCGCCGCCCTTCTCAATTACGACGGCCCCGCCTACCTGCGCCTGGGCCGCATGGCGGTGGACACCGTCACCGAGGGTGTCCCCGGCTACAAGTTTGAGCTGGGCAAGGGCGCGGTCCTCCGGAATGGCTCCGACGCGACCGTTATCGCCTGCGGCCTTATGGTGCAGGAGGCTCTGAAGGCCGCGGAAACTCTGGCTGGAGAGGGCGTCGACCTGCGCGTCATCGATATGCACACCATCAAGCCTCTGGATGAGGCCCTGGTACGCACGGCTGCCGCCGAGACCGGCTGCATCGTCACCAGCGAGGAGCACAGCATTGTCGGCGGCCTTGGCGCCGCCGTGTGCGAGTATCTCTCCGGCGCGTTCCCCGTACCCGTGGTGCGCCACGGCGTCAACGACGAGTTCGGCCGTTCCGGCAGCGCCAAGAAGGTGCTTGCCGCCTACGGCCTCACCGCCGACGTGCTCTGTGAGAAGGTCCGCCAGGCTATTGCCCTCAAAAACGGCTGA
- a CDS encoding Monogalactosyldiacylglycerol synthase, C-terminal domain protein produces the protein MNILILTGKFGMGHWSASQSLRQQLLEEDGDHRVDVVDFVEYAMPGSTSEAVYRFFTLMVTHGSGIFNIYYKMTENMETDARTLFERRFVDKLAELVEEKRPDAVIATHPLCAQMVARYKWETGSPLPLVTCITDLTAHSEWINHNTDLYLVGAPAIADRLADKGVGRERIVATGIPVKAQFKTTPRVRGGKMRNLLIMGGGLGLMPKKDKFYEELNALPGVETTIIAGNNEKLRQRLDGKYEHIRVVGYTDRVYEYMAHADLLLSKPGGITLFETIASELPILAWEPFLQQEINNGRFLTRAGIGAVAGKEIEDCLEAIGTIIHNDGVLSWMAGNMRRLKSRLSTEPLTERLTAILAEKGVRAQ, from the coding sequence ATGAACATCCTGATCCTGACCGGAAAATTCGGCATGGGCCACTGGTCCGCGTCCCAGTCCCTCCGCCAGCAGCTCCTGGAGGAGGACGGGGACCACCGGGTGGACGTGGTGGACTTCGTGGAATACGCCATGCCCGGCAGTACATCCGAGGCCGTGTACCGTTTCTTCACCCTTATGGTGACCCACGGCAGCGGCATCTTCAACATCTACTATAAAATGACCGAGAATATGGAGACCGACGCCCGTACCCTCTTCGAGCGCCGATTTGTGGACAAGCTGGCCGAGCTGGTGGAGGAAAAGCGGCCCGACGCCGTGATTGCCACCCACCCCCTCTGCGCCCAGATGGTGGCCCGCTACAAGTGGGAGACCGGCAGTCCCCTGCCCTTAGTCACCTGCATCACCGATTTGACCGCCCACTCCGAATGGATCAATCACAACACTGATCTCTACCTGGTAGGGGCCCCCGCCATCGCCGACCGGCTGGCCGACAAGGGCGTGGGGCGGGAGCGCATCGTCGCCACCGGCATCCCGGTAAAGGCCCAGTTCAAGACCACGCCCCGCGTCCGGGGCGGGAAGATGCGCAACCTCCTCATCATGGGCGGGGGCTTAGGCCTTATGCCCAAGAAGGATAAGTTCTACGAGGAGCTCAACGCCCTCCCGGGAGTGGAGACCACCATCATCGCGGGCAACAACGAAAAGCTGCGCCAACGTTTAGACGGGAAGTACGAGCACATCCGTGTGGTGGGCTATACCGACCGGGTATATGAATACATGGCCCACGCCGACCTCCTCCTGTCCAAGCCCGGCGGCATTACCCTCTTCGAGACCATCGCCTCGGAGCTGCCCATCCTGGCTTGGGAGCCTTTCCTCCAGCAGGAGATCAACAACGGCCGTTTCTTGACCCGGGCGGGCATCGGGGCCGTGGCCGGCAAAGAGATCGAGGACTGCCTGGAGGCCATCGGCACCATCATCCATAACGACGGTGTCCTCTCCTGGATGGCGGGCAATATGCGCCGCCTGAAGAGCCGCCTCAGCACCGAGCCCCTGACCGAGCGGCTTACGGCCATCCTGGCCGAAAAGGGGGTGCGCGCGCAATGA
- a CDS encoding conserved membrane hypothetical protein (Evidence 4 : Homologs of previously reported genes of unknown function): MLAKKKNLIGGVLLLALMALTLYLLLKEEQLSQIFAMLSQVRLRWVLAGVGLMFIFVACEASCSRFTLRRLGHDVGRLRCLGYAFVGFYFSSITPSSTGGQPAQVYYMSKDGIPAAHGTLSMLLDTVCYQVAILVYAGVSLIFKPGLLASMGTGLGALLILGTAIMLVLTTIMLIFMFLPNAAHKLADRILALLVRMRLVKDGERWRERLEHQMEEYRAGADCILHNPIMTIRLLLITLFQLTCQFAVPYTVYRAFGLTGHGAFDIICAQALLTLAVSMLPLPGAVGVTEGGFVRFFTVFFGTRLVTPAVLISRGVSFYAFLALSALATLAVHLTPRRPLPTPDPSSP; the protein is encoded by the coding sequence ATGCTGGCAAAAAAGAAAAACCTCATTGGCGGCGTCCTTTTGCTTGCCCTAATGGCCCTTACGCTGTACCTCCTCCTCAAGGAAGAGCAGCTCTCCCAAATTTTCGCCATGCTCTCCCAGGTCAGGCTGCGCTGGGTGCTGGCGGGGGTGGGGCTCATGTTCATCTTCGTGGCGTGCGAAGCGTCCTGCTCGCGCTTTACGCTCCGCCGCCTGGGGCACGATGTGGGACGGCTGCGCTGCCTTGGGTACGCTTTCGTGGGGTTCTACTTCAGCTCCATCACACCCTCCTCCACCGGAGGGCAGCCCGCCCAAGTCTACTACATGAGCAAGGATGGCATCCCCGCCGCCCATGGCACTTTGAGCATGCTGCTGGACACTGTTTGCTATCAGGTTGCCATTCTGGTCTACGCTGGGGTGTCCCTTATTTTCAAGCCCGGCCTCCTCGCCTCCATGGGCACGGGGCTGGGAGCCCTGCTGATCCTCGGCACGGCCATCATGCTCGTCCTTACCACCATCATGCTCATCTTCATGTTCCTCCCCAACGCGGCCCATAAGCTGGCCGACCGCATCCTCGCCCTGTTGGTCAGGATGCGCCTCGTCAAGGACGGGGAGCGGTGGCGGGAGCGGCTGGAGCACCAGATGGAGGAGTACCGCGCCGGAGCCGACTGCATCCTCCATAATCCCATCATGACCATCCGGCTCCTGCTCATCACGCTCTTCCAGCTCACCTGCCAGTTCGCCGTGCCCTATACGGTATACCGGGCCTTCGGCCTTACGGGCCACGGGGCTTTTGATATCATCTGCGCTCAGGCCTTATTGACGCTGGCGGTATCTATGCTCCCCCTGCCCGGCGCGGTGGGGGTCACCGAGGGGGGCTTTGTGCGGTTCTTCACCGTCTTTTTCGGTACGCGGCTGGTCACCCCGGCGGTGTTGATCTCCCGGGGCGTGAGCTTTTACGCATTCCTCGCCCTCAGCGCCCTCGCCACTCTGGCCGTCCATCTCACCCCCCGCCGCCCTCTCCCCACACCCGACCCCTCGTCCCCCTAA
- a CDS encoding hypothetical protein (Evidence 5 : No homology to any previously reported sequences) encodes MSDAIISWLLEDDNPAVRYRTQKELLDELPDSTQTKEWIFDKLPSKWYDTNGLWYRYYVTALAESGLSYSDIPREHFDKAFFELETKFDCNCGDFMLLTAMVKLGLGNEKLIQNITDSLSSMQLPAGGFLCSHRVGKLKYAPKSCYKANLHALMFLAECHKREIKTRFENKLIDYFLKRNIFYKTSDLAQLVLYSREGWRTIDTFYPFELMRVGIQNVVESFSALGYGMDERLQKAWEILSGNEDNSGKMCLTGTLSKSYLPKEKVGKPSKWIAFYTLLAKKHCTY; translated from the coding sequence ATGTCAGATGCAATTATCAGTTGGCTGCTTGAAGATGATAACCCTGCTGTGAGATACCGTACTCAAAAAGAATTGCTAGATGAACTGCCTGATAGCACGCAAACCAAAGAATGGATTTTCGATAAATTACCCTCTAAATGGTATGATACAAATGGGCTTTGGTATCGTTATTATGTAACCGCTCTTGCAGAATCCGGTTTATCTTATTCGGATATTCCAAGGGAACATTTTGATAAAGCTTTTTTTGAACTTGAAACAAAATTTGACTGTAACTGCGGAGATTTTATGCTTCTAACAGCAATGGTTAAATTGGGTCTGGGAAACGAGAAATTAATACAAAATATCACTGACAGCTTATCCTCTATGCAGCTGCCTGCCGGTGGTTTTCTCTGTTCGCATAGAGTTGGTAAACTAAAATACGCACCTAAAAGCTGTTATAAAGCTAACTTACATGCGCTTATGTTTTTAGCAGAGTGTCATAAAAGAGAGATCAAAACAAGGTTTGAAAATAAACTGATAGATTACTTTTTAAAGCGAAATATATTTTACAAAACGTCGGATCTTGCTCAGCTTGTACTTTACAGTCGTGAAGGTTGGAGAACGATAGATACTTTTTATCCCTTTGAACTAATGCGTGTTGGAATTCAGAATGTTGTTGAGTCTTTTTCTGCATTGGGTTACGGGATGGATGAGCGCTTGCAAAAGGCTTGGGAGATTTTAAGTGGCAACGAGGACAATTCAGGAAAAATGTGCTTGACAGGCACGCTCTCAAAGTCTTATTTACCGAAAGAAAAAGTAGGCAAACCAAGTAAGTGGATAGCTTTTTACACCTTACTTGCGAAAAAACATTGTACATATTGA
- a CDS encoding ROK family protein codes for MKNLGIDLGGINIAAAVVDEEGHILARGRVSTPRGGEAVASAMAEAARQAVENARLTMDEIDSVGVGSPGTIDPESGVVVLWSNLDFHHVPLASMVAERLGRPVLLENDANAAALGEYAAGAGKGSSSMVAITLGTGVGGGAVLDGKLYTGFNYAGLEVGHFVIEHGGRLCTCGRRGCFETYASASAIIKRARERMEGNRESLLWQLAEGDLTKVEARTVFDAAGQNDVLARELVEEYEEYLACGITNLINIFQPEILCVGGGVAGAGEKLLAPVRAILDREDYARDNSTRTKLMLAELGNDAGIIGAAMLKNFR; via the coding sequence ATGAAAAATTTGGGCATTGATTTGGGCGGCATTAATATTGCGGCGGCGGTGGTAGACGAGGAGGGGCATATCCTGGCCCGGGGCCGGGTCTCCACGCCGCGGGGCGGGGAGGCGGTGGCCTCGGCCATGGCCGAGGCCGCCCGTCAGGCGGTAGAGAACGCCCGCCTCACGATGGACGAGATCGACTCAGTGGGCGTAGGCTCTCCCGGCACCATCGACCCGGAGAGCGGCGTCGTGGTCCTCTGGTCGAACTTAGACTTCCACCACGTCCCCCTGGCCTCCATGGTAGCCGAGCGGCTGGGCCGCCCCGTCCTCCTGGAGAACGACGCCAACGCCGCTGCTCTGGGCGAGTACGCAGCCGGCGCGGGCAAGGGCAGCTCCTCCATGGTGGCCATCACCCTGGGCACCGGCGTGGGGGGCGGCGCGGTGCTGGACGGCAAGCTGTATACCGGCTTTAACTATGCCGGGTTGGAGGTGGGCCACTTTGTCATTGAGCATGGCGGCCGCCTGTGCACCTGCGGGCGGCGGGGCTGCTTTGAGACTTACGCCTCCGCCTCCGCCATCATCAAGCGGGCCCGGGAGCGGATGGAGGGCAACCGGGAATCCCTCCTCTGGCAGTTGGCGGAGGGAGACCTCACCAAGGTGGAGGCCCGCACCGTATTCGACGCCGCCGGGCAGAACGACGTGCTGGCCCGTGAACTGGTGGAGGAATACGAGGAGTACTTAGCCTGCGGCATCACAAACCTCATCAATATCTTCCAGCCCGAGATCCTCTGCGTGGGCGGCGGCGTGGCCGGCGCGGGGGAGAAACTGCTGGCCCCCGTCCGGGCCATCCTGGACCGGGAGGACTATGCCCGGGACAACAGCACCCGCACCAAGCTGATGCTGGCCGAGCTGGGCAATGACGCCGGCATCATCGGCGCAGCGATGCTGAAAAATTTTCGATAA
- a CDS encoding exported hypothetical protein (Evidence 5 : No homology to any previously reported sequences) yields MLCVTIVIVITTGTGTATGTVTVTEIGMTVSAAASVVAEIAATDAATAAVSINIAKA; encoded by the coding sequence GTGCTATGTGTAACAATTGTGATCGTGATAACGACCGGGACCGGGACCGCGACCGGGACTGTGACCGTGACCGAGATCGGGATGACTGTTTCCGCCGCTGCTTCCGTTGTTGCAGAAATCGCTGCAACAGACGCTGCAACCGCTGCTGTTTCTATAAATATTGCGAAAGCATAA
- a CDS encoding putative holo-(acyl-carrier-protein) synthase (Evidence 3 : Function proposed based on presence of conserved amino acid motif, structural feature or limited homology): protein MILLGCESMDAKGAARRLLTLALKKGYGLAATPPMALGPCGKPFFPDYPRIHFNLSHSGPYALCAVGGAAVGVDVETLRPRAAALPRRVFTAEEYGWYEAQGAEWPAFYTLWTRKESWCKQQGSGVARPRTVCPPLPGEEGGGPAVTGLSGPGWVGAVCSVEAVGALDWIEFSHVPQVTY, encoded by the coding sequence GTGATTTTGCTGGGCTGCGAGAGTATGGATGCCAAGGGGGCGGCCCGGCGGCTCCTCACCCTCGCGCTGAAGAAGGGGTACGGGCTGGCGGCCACGCCGCCCATGGCCCTGGGTCCCTGCGGGAAACCCTTTTTTCCGGACTACCCTCGCATCCACTTCAATTTGAGCCACAGCGGGCCCTACGCCCTCTGCGCCGTGGGGGGCGCGGCGGTGGGGGTTGACGTGGAAACTCTGCGCCCCCGCGCCGCCGCCCTGCCCCGCCGGGTCTTCACGGCGGAGGAGTACGGCTGGTATGAGGCGCAGGGGGCAGAGTGGCCCGCATTTTACACCCTCTGGACCCGGAAGGAGAGCTGGTGCAAGCAGCAGGGGAGCGGTGTCGCCCGGCCCCGGACAGTCTGTCCGCCCCTGCCGGGGGAGGAGGGCGGAGGCCCTGCGGTGACAGGCCTTTCCGGCCCAGGCTGGGTGGGGGCGGTCTGCTCGGTGGAGGCTGTCGGAGCTCTAGATTGGATAGAGTTTTCCCATGTTCCGCAAGTCACTTATTGA
- a CDS encoding hypothetical protein (Evidence 5 : No homology to any previously reported sequences), with the protein MNLSRICHTPHLSPTQLILGGGFLLMACCLRMFTHCTQPEYTRNAAGNTYTLFTYFSPHPAHYRVGVLFAARFPTIFTHRIRTEYIMIAETQRIEYIT; encoded by the coding sequence TTGAACCTCTCTCGTATCTGCCATACCCCCCATTTATCCCCCACTCAGTTAATTCTGGGTGGGGGATTCCTACTTATGGCTTGCTGTCTGAGGATGTTCACACATTGCACCCAACCGGAATATACTAGGAATGCAGCAGGTAACACATATACCCTCTTCACATATTTCAGCCCTCACCCGGCTCATTACCGGGTGGGGGTTTTATTTGCGGCTCGTTTCCCGACCATCTTCACGCACCGCATCCGAACGGAATATATTATGATAGCGGAGACACAACGCATAGAGTACATCACCTAG